In Bacillus sp. Marseille-Q1617, a genomic segment contains:
- a CDS encoding L,D-transpeptidase codes for MSLFESHVKKNLMRLHRNVYVSRDDPQYYEKVLRYKDPDNSEAHYYVGKKCEEEGALVKAYLHYKHAADAQSPYYFQAKRAYKSLEERINPPPRPLPAVRKKIPVYMKSLIVFLILFNLFLVAILFWKADSLRAIASNVKGWGTDKEVVYETEDIPYVVYFPEDTTLQEVEDTIYNKVVRIGKGQSNKSVLLYGVWTADPGLSLKVLPLKSDRIKSQAFVMAEYNSAIDDSVKIRFLNSQQAAIDPYSNTYIGTNLLRTALEAYINEKGSAPPALDALVDNYPNNYLSYIPKEQYLGSNGVSPTHSGKGGWVYDPHAPSLEKMVYPNITDAIQIPFHPVEVIVDKRSFTLMVKSSPYLMELKQVGLGRNDSTPEGTFTVLDRVVEPVGISPDMFGAAGLGMGDYAIHGTYEEDSIGKDRSLGCIRLSNEDVQDIFDIVPKGAVVRIVDNPLLMTGYKEAGDMDAGIPEEKSGGNQSTKRIFGWAG; via the coding sequence ATGAGCTTGTTTGAGAGTCATGTGAAAAAGAACTTAATGAGGCTGCACCGGAATGTATACGTATCGCGGGATGACCCGCAGTATTATGAGAAGGTCCTCCGCTATAAGGATCCCGACAATTCCGAGGCGCATTACTATGTCGGAAAGAAATGTGAAGAAGAGGGAGCGCTGGTGAAGGCTTATCTTCATTATAAACATGCTGCAGACGCGCAGTCCCCATATTATTTTCAAGCAAAAAGGGCCTATAAGTCTCTGGAGGAAAGAATCAATCCTCCCCCGAGGCCCCTGCCGGCGGTTCGGAAAAAAATTCCTGTTTATATGAAGTCCCTTATCGTGTTCCTTATTCTTTTTAACTTGTTTCTGGTTGCCATTTTATTCTGGAAGGCGGATTCCCTCAGGGCGATCGCCTCAAATGTAAAGGGTTGGGGGACGGATAAAGAAGTGGTATATGAGACTGAAGACATCCCCTACGTTGTTTATTTTCCTGAAGATACCACGCTTCAAGAGGTGGAGGATACTATTTATAACAAGGTGGTGCGAATAGGAAAGGGGCAATCGAACAAGAGTGTTCTGTTATACGGTGTCTGGACAGCCGATCCCGGCCTTTCCCTTAAGGTCCTCCCATTAAAGAGCGATAGGATAAAATCCCAGGCATTTGTGATGGCTGAGTACAATTCCGCCATTGATGACTCAGTCAAAATCCGGTTCTTGAACAGCCAGCAGGCTGCCATTGATCCTTACTCGAATACCTACATTGGAACCAATCTTTTGCGAACGGCCCTGGAGGCGTATATAAATGAAAAAGGATCTGCGCCGCCTGCTCTTGATGCCCTTGTGGACAATTACCCCAATAATTACCTCAGCTACATCCCAAAGGAGCAATACCTTGGTTCGAATGGCGTCTCACCCACTCATTCAGGCAAAGGCGGCTGGGTATATGATCCGCATGCTCCAAGCTTAGAAAAAATGGTCTATCCCAATATCACAGACGCCATTCAAATTCCTTTTCATCCTGTCGAGGTCATCGTGGATAAGAGATCATTTACTCTGATGGTGAAAAGTTCTCCCTATTTAATGGAGTTGAAACAAGTGGGCCTGGGGAGAAATGATTCCACTCCGGAAGGGACATTCACTGTTCTGGATCGAGTCGTGGAACCAGTTGGGATCAGCCCGGATATGTTTGGTGCCGCTGGTCTCGGTATGGGTGATTACGCCATTCATGGGACATATGAGGAGGATTCCATCGGGAAGGATCGATCGCTGGGGTGTATCCGGCTGTCCAATGAGGACGTTCAAGATATTTTTGATATTGTACCGAAGGGAGCGGTTGTGAGGATCGTTGATAATCCTCTATTGATGACGGGGTATAAAGAGGCGGGGGATATGGATGCTGGAATTCCTGAGGAAAAATCAGGGGGAAACCAATCTACTAAAAGAATATTTGGTTGGGCAGGGTGA
- a CDS encoding BCCT family transporter — protein sequence MKQATRVFWYALFITLIVVVWGSAAPKKLEKFTASVTQGILNKFGWFYLLIVIAILLFCVYLMFSRYGKIKLGKENDKPEFSNSSWFAMLFSAGMGMGLVFWTTAEPISHAFISSPAAEAGTDAAVKDALKYSFFHWGIHAWAVYGIVALVLAYFKFNRGAPGLISATLIPLFGEKRMKGFLGQWIDVLAVFATVVGVAATLGFGSAQITGGLSFLFGIPNNFTVQLIVLTVSTILFIWSAWSGIGRGIKYLSNINMGLAALLLVLLFIVGPTLLILNMFTHTLGSYVADFFKMSLRIAPMDPESRTWINGWTIFYWAWWISWAPFVGIFIARISKGRTIKEFLFGVLLLPSLVCFIFFSVFGVSALRLENLGMAAISEFSLETSTFGTLAEYPLGTFMSILTIFVIAIFFITSADSATFVLGMLSTNGRLNPDNQIKMAWGLIQSMMAAAVVYFGGTQGLQNMLIIAALPFAIVIILMGVSFFKDIRVELRSKKNDPKHNLLKKGS from the coding sequence ATGAAACAGGCAACAAGAGTATTTTGGTATGCATTATTTATTACATTGATCGTTGTCGTTTGGGGTTCTGCAGCTCCAAAGAAACTGGAAAAATTCACGGCATCGGTCACGCAGGGAATTTTAAATAAATTCGGCTGGTTTTATTTATTGATTGTCATTGCCATTCTTCTATTCTGTGTTTATTTAATGTTCTCGCGGTACGGAAAAATAAAACTTGGTAAAGAAAACGATAAACCGGAGTTCAGCAACTCATCATGGTTTGCAATGCTCTTCAGTGCCGGGATGGGGATGGGCCTTGTCTTCTGGACAACGGCTGAACCGATTTCACATGCATTCATCAGCAGTCCGGCGGCAGAAGCCGGGACTGATGCAGCTGTGAAAGATGCATTGAAGTATTCGTTTTTCCACTGGGGAATCCATGCATGGGCCGTTTACGGAATCGTGGCACTGGTCCTGGCATACTTTAAATTCAACCGCGGGGCCCCGGGCTTGATCAGCGCTACGCTTATCCCGCTATTTGGAGAAAAGCGGATGAAAGGATTCCTGGGTCAGTGGATCGATGTCCTGGCCGTTTTCGCGACGGTAGTCGGTGTTGCGGCCACTCTCGGTTTTGGATCCGCTCAAATAACCGGCGGACTTTCATTCTTATTTGGTATACCAAACAATTTTACCGTCCAGCTCATCGTCTTGACGGTCTCTACCATTCTATTTATTTGGTCCGCATGGTCGGGTATCGGTAGGGGGATTAAATACCTGAGTAACATCAATATGGGGCTCGCCGCTCTTCTGCTGGTGCTATTATTCATCGTCGGACCGACGCTGCTCATATTGAATATGTTTACACATACCCTTGGCAGCTATGTTGCAGATTTCTTTAAAATGAGTCTCAGGATTGCACCGATGGACCCGGAAAGCCGGACATGGATCAATGGATGGACCATTTTCTACTGGGCGTGGTGGATCTCCTGGGCACCTTTCGTGGGGATCTTCATTGCGAGGATTTCAAAAGGACGTACGATCAAGGAATTTTTATTTGGCGTTCTATTGCTTCCTTCCCTCGTATGCTTCATCTTCTTCTCCGTATTCGGGGTTTCGGCATTACGGTTGGAAAACCTGGGGATGGCGGCCATTTCCGAATTCAGCCTGGAGACTTCCACATTTGGAACACTCGCAGAGTATCCGCTCGGTACGTTCATGTCGATTCTGACGATTTTTGTCATCGCCATTTTCTTCATTACGTCTGCAGATTCTGCCACATTTGTTCTGGGAATGCTCAGCACAAATGGAAGGTTGAATCCAGACAATCAGATTAAAATGGCATGGGGCCTCATCCAGTCCATGATGGCCGCTGCAGTCGTCTACTTCGGCGGGACCCAGGGTCTTCAGAACATGCTGATTATCGCAGCCCTGCCATTTGCGATCGTCATCATTCTGATGGGAGTGTCATTTTTTAAAGACATACGGGTGGAATTACGTTCAAAGAAGAACGATCCAAAACACAATCTACTGAAAAAAGGCAGCTAA
- a CDS encoding glycerophosphodiester phosphodiesterase family protein — MSKKLLVGTGVAFSLLFSPISQVFAEEPTAGERKQVDNVAHRGAAGYAPENTIAGFDLAVDMKSDYIEIDVQRSKDGELVVIHDTTVDRTTDGTGKVGELTLGQLKSLDAGSWKGEQFAGETIPTFEEVLERYHGKVGILIELKAPELYPGIEKEVAEALEKQNLDKPQNEKIIIQSFNFESMKKMDQLLPQVPIGVLTYHLADTTAEALQEFSTYAEWFNPSYGIVSEELVDEVHSLDMQIGSWTVRSQEAADFLFEMKVDAIITDYPDYVDPGAEN; from the coding sequence ATGAGCAAAAAATTATTAGTAGGTACAGGGGTTGCCTTTTCGTTGTTATTCAGCCCGATCAGTCAGGTGTTTGCAGAAGAGCCTACAGCAGGCGAGAGGAAACAGGTAGATAATGTAGCGCACCGCGGGGCAGCGGGTTATGCTCCTGAAAATACGATTGCTGGTTTTGATCTGGCAGTTGATATGAAATCCGATTATATTGAAATCGATGTTCAAAGAAGTAAAGATGGTGAATTAGTGGTGATCCATGATACAACGGTGGATCGTACGACAGATGGAACTGGAAAAGTAGGGGAGTTAACACTTGGGCAGCTTAAAAGCCTTGATGCAGGAAGCTGGAAAGGGGAACAATTTGCTGGAGAAACGATCCCGACATTTGAAGAGGTTCTTGAGCGTTACCACGGTAAAGTTGGGATCTTAATAGAATTAAAGGCTCCGGAGCTTTATCCTGGCATTGAAAAAGAAGTGGCAGAAGCATTAGAAAAACAAAATCTGGATAAACCCCAGAATGAAAAAATCATCATTCAATCTTTTAACTTTGAATCCATGAAAAAGATGGATCAGCTTCTTCCTCAAGTTCCCATCGGTGTACTGACGTATCATCTTGCCGATACAACAGCGGAAGCTTTGCAGGAGTTTTCAACCTATGCGGAATGGTTCAACCCAAGCTATGGGATTGTGTCTGAAGAATTAGTCGATGAAGTCCACTCCCTTGATATGCAAATAGGCTCATGGACGGTACGCAGTCAAGAAGCGGCAGACTTTCTATTCGAAATGAAAGTTGACGCCATCATTACTGATTATCCGGATTATGTAGATCCTGGGGCTGAGAACTAA
- a CDS encoding PRD domain-containing protein, with product MRIFRILNNNAVVVVDGPQEKIVMGSGIAFQKKRNDIIPKDKIEKIFVLHGNSSEKFQQLLATLPEEHIEIAENIISFAEGHLHAPLSDHIHIALTDHLSFALERLEQGIPIQNKLLNEIKMLYKKEYEVGLWAKEEIKNKLGIDIPEDEAAHIALHIHTAKMDAPSMSESLKQATILRDFVDKIEEILNIEVEESSINYQRLITHLRFALNRIQQGDQFDPIDEDMFDLIKMKYESAYQTSKQLTEYLQEEYDIQFPQSEIAYIALHIQRLL from the coding sequence ATGCGTATTTTTAGGATTTTGAACAATAATGCGGTGGTGGTTGTGGACGGACCGCAGGAGAAGATTGTGATGGGGAGCGGGATTGCGTTTCAGAAGAAGCGGAATGATATCATCCCGAAGGACAAGATTGAGAAGATATTTGTCCTGCACGGAAACTCCTCTGAGAAGTTCCAACAGCTGCTGGCGACACTGCCGGAGGAACACATTGAAATAGCGGAAAATATCATCTCTTTTGCGGAAGGCCATCTCCATGCACCACTTAGTGATCATATTCACATCGCGCTGACGGACCATCTTTCTTTTGCACTTGAAAGGCTCGAGCAGGGCATTCCGATTCAGAATAAACTGCTGAACGAGATCAAGATGCTGTACAAGAAGGAATATGAAGTCGGCTTATGGGCGAAGGAAGAGATCAAGAATAAACTCGGAATCGACATTCCGGAAGATGAGGCAGCCCACATAGCCCTTCACATCCACACGGCAAAAATGGACGCCCCATCCATGAGCGAGTCTTTGAAGCAGGCGACGATTCTAAGAGACTTCGTCGATAAAATCGAAGAAATCCTGAATATCGAAGTCGAAGAGTCCAGTATCAATTATCAGCGGCTCATCACGCATCTCAGGTTTGCCCTGAACAGGATCCAGCAGGGCGATCAGTTCGATCCGATTGATGAGGATATGTTCGATCTCATTAAGATGAAATATGAATCTGCTTATCAAACGTCAAAACAATTAACTGAATACTTGCAGGAAGAATACGACATCCAATTTCCCCAATCCGAAATTGCTTATATTGCCCTGCATATTCAAAGATTACTGTAG